One segment of Anastrepha obliqua isolate idAnaObli1 chromosome 3, idAnaObli1_1.0, whole genome shotgun sequence DNA contains the following:
- the LOC129242299 gene encoding protein max: protein MSDEERDIDIESDDDNDSDTGAQSSRHTSTQNFTQAEKRAHHNALERKRRDHIKESFTSLREAVPALKGEKASRAQILKKTTECIQVMRRKIQSNQKDVEDIKKQNAILEAQIRMLEEAKKGYVIDPNEYQQLNQEYQATAADSSDGDDQDFSRRSKKMKTSYQT from the exons ATGAGCGACGAGGAAAGGGATATTGACATTGAAAGTGAT GATGATAATGATTCAGATACTGGTGCGCAATCATCTAGGCATACAAGTACTCAAAATTTCACGCAG GCCGAAAAACGTGCACATCACAATGCATTGGAAAGAAAAAGACGAGATCACATAAAGGAAAGTTTTACCAGTCTTCGTGAAGCTGTGCCAGCACTTAAGGGTGAAAAG GCCAGCCGTGCACAAATACTGAAGAAGACTACAGAATGCATACAAGTAATGAGACGAAAAATACAATCGAATCAAAAAGATGTGGAGGACATTAAGAAGCAAAATGCAATACTGGAAGCGCaaa TCCGCATGCTTGAAGAGGCGAAGAAAGGCTATGTGATAGATCCCAACGAATATCAACAACTAAATCAAGAGTATCAAGCTACCGCAGCTGATAGCTCTGATGGTGACGATCAAGATTTCAGCAGACGCAGCAAAAAAATGAAGACATCGTATCAAACATAG
- the LOC129242300 gene encoding BET1 homolog yields MRRNNYPYQPLNQTTGQSALPHDALEEENERAAEDLKHKIGALKSLTIDIGNEVRYQDKLLRGIDDDMDRTGGFLGNTMARVVRLGKNGGSRHMCYMFLFILFVFLVLYVVIKIK; encoded by the coding sequence ATGCGACGGAACAATTATCCCTACCAACCACTTAATCAGACAACAGGGCAGAGCGCGCTGCCACACGATGCTCTTGAAGAAGAGAACGAGCGCGCTGCAGAAGATCTAAAACATAAGATCGGAGCGTTAAAATCACTCACTATAGATATTGGAAATGAGGTGCGTTACCAGGACAAGCTATTGCGCGGTATTGATGATGATATGGATCGGACGGGTGGCTTCCTTGGCAACACAATGGCGCGTGTGGTACGACTGGGGAAGAATGGAGGCAGTCGCCACATGTGCTACATGTTTCTATTCATACTGTTCGTATTTTTAGTACTTtatgttgttattaaaattaagtga